The proteins below come from a single Pedobacter sp. MC2016-14 genomic window:
- a CDS encoding SelT/SelW/SelH family protein — protein sequence MLKPVVAIEYCPKCGWMLRSAYMAQELLSTFTDDLHGVLLQPSETGGTFIIRIDGDVVFDRKESGHFPEIKALKQLVRDVVSPEKDLGHSDKGK from the coding sequence ATGCTGAAACCTGTTGTTGCTATTGAATATTGCCCGAAATGTGGATGGATGCTGCGTTCTGCCTATATGGCGCAGGAACTGCTGAGCACTTTTACTGATGATTTACATGGTGTGTTGCTACAACCCAGTGAAACCGGGGGCACATTTATCATAAGGATAGACGGCGATGTTGTGTTTGACAGGAAGGAAAGTGGGCATTTTCCAGAGATTAAAGCATTAAAGCAATTGGTTCGTGATGTGGTTAGTCCGGAGAAAGACCTGGGGCATTCTGATAAAGGAAAATAG
- a CDS encoding family 20 glycosylhydrolase, translated as MSFYTKSNFRLVGLVILLTIIVTLNSFGQSSKNKYVYEWEIKDKATTFLFSIEPGHTLAGKNWGIYFNSIKVPKLKAAEGLMYDIKQVNGDLHYLYPNDKYKPLLTGKAHRIEFLIPGIRNYTELPSGFFLVDKANPKAYFGLKNKSKKTDTIELSIAQTSYLANSTITELAEDGLIKIFPKPVKYKETGAWLELNGKTQIVTDARFETEAKLLQEELAKVMPTKLSISNDLADAPNGINLIYAPTLGNAYTLNVSTKGIKLASGTASGIFYGIQSLKTLASPAYGKVIKSAIKLNTVEVLDSARFKHRALLVDVARNFLPKSQILKTLDVMSLYKLNVLHFHLVDDEGWRLQIPGLPELTETGATRGYTMDGKGILPPSYGSGAAANGHSGTGFYTVEDFKEILKYATARHIKVIPEIETPGHARAAIKSMDARYLKLLAKGDLKNAEEFLLRDTADQSIYRSVQGWNDNVLNVALPSSYRFLEQVITEIVAIYKDAKAPLTTIHMGGDEVPKGVWSNSPAIRKLMLQDTALRNTDDLWRHYFKKVNALLKARNLSLYGWEEIALKHADKNGRQVLVADEALKGSNYQVDVWNNIIGTGSEDLAYRLANADFKVVLSNVTNMYLDMAYNKSFYEAGMNWAGYVDINKPFGFIPYNYYKSITENEYGDPVKQDFFKDKDLLNPAFKHNIVGLQAALWSETLTDTLAFEYLLLPKLMAAAERAWSEDPKWSAIGENTLNNPAYNAAWNEFVNVLGKRELPRLDRYHHGFTYRIPEPGVTNENGQVLANVQFPGMLIKYTTDGSIPNVKSRNYLKPITMKGKIGLRVFNKNGRGGKTVFITNK; from the coding sequence ATGAGCTTTTACACCAAATCAAACTTCCGGCTTGTTGGCCTTGTTATTTTGCTAACTATCATTGTGACGTTAAATTCTTTCGGTCAATCTTCTAAAAACAAATATGTTTATGAATGGGAGATAAAAGATAAGGCTACGACCTTTTTGTTTAGTATTGAACCTGGGCACACCCTGGCAGGCAAAAACTGGGGCATCTATTTTAATTCTATAAAGGTGCCTAAGCTAAAGGCTGCTGAAGGACTAATGTACGACATTAAACAGGTTAATGGTGATTTGCATTATTTGTATCCCAATGACAAATACAAGCCCCTGCTTACAGGAAAAGCACACCGGATAGAATTTCTAATTCCTGGCATTAGAAACTACACTGAACTTCCATCGGGCTTTTTTCTGGTAGATAAAGCCAATCCTAAAGCATATTTTGGCCTTAAAAACAAGAGTAAAAAGACAGATACCATTGAACTCTCAATTGCGCAAACCAGCTATTTAGCCAACAGCACAATTACAGAACTTGCAGAAGATGGGCTAATCAAGATTTTTCCAAAGCCTGTTAAATATAAGGAAACGGGTGCCTGGCTGGAATTGAACGGAAAAACACAGATTGTGACCGATGCCCGATTTGAAACTGAGGCTAAATTACTTCAAGAAGAACTTGCCAAAGTAATGCCGACTAAACTGAGCATTTCTAATGACTTGGCAGATGCGCCAAACGGCATTAACCTTATATATGCCCCAACGCTTGGAAATGCCTATACTTTAAATGTAAGTACTAAGGGAATTAAATTGGCCTCGGGAACTGCGTCTGGAATTTTTTATGGCATCCAGTCTTTGAAAACACTGGCATCACCAGCTTATGGAAAGGTTATAAAATCGGCCATAAAACTTAATACTGTAGAGGTACTGGATTCTGCCAGGTTTAAACACCGGGCATTACTGGTTGATGTAGCCAGAAATTTCCTCCCAAAATCTCAGATTCTAAAAACGCTGGATGTGATGAGCTTGTACAAATTAAATGTGCTACATTTTCATTTGGTTGATGATGAAGGTTGGAGGCTGCAAATTCCAGGGCTACCGGAACTTACGGAAACAGGTGCAACCAGAGGTTATACTATGGATGGCAAGGGCATCCTGCCCCCATCTTACGGCTCGGGTGCCGCTGCAAACGGGCACAGCGGGACTGGCTTTTACACTGTAGAAGATTTTAAAGAAATTTTAAAGTACGCCACGGCAAGGCATATTAAAGTTATTCCGGAAATTGAAACGCCGGGCCATGCCAGAGCAGCTATAAAATCTATGGATGCCCGATATTTAAAATTACTTGCTAAAGGTGACTTGAAAAATGCAGAGGAATTTTTATTAAGGGATACGGCAGATCAATCCATTTACAGATCTGTACAGGGCTGGAATGACAATGTATTGAATGTGGCCCTCCCCTCATCTTACCGCTTCCTGGAACAGGTAATTACCGAAATTGTTGCTATTTATAAGGATGCTAAGGCGCCATTGACCACCATACATATGGGGGGCGACGAGGTACCCAAAGGGGTGTGGAGCAATTCTCCGGCAATCCGTAAGTTGATGTTGCAAGATACAGCGCTTAGGAATACAGACGACTTGTGGAGGCATTATTTTAAAAAGGTGAATGCCCTCCTTAAAGCCCGAAACCTTTCTTTATATGGCTGGGAAGAGATTGCGCTGAAACATGCTGACAAAAATGGAAGACAGGTTTTGGTAGCTGATGAGGCGCTGAAAGGATCAAACTATCAGGTAGATGTATGGAACAATATTATTGGGACAGGATCTGAAGATTTGGCTTATAGACTTGCAAATGCTGATTTTAAGGTGGTGCTTTCTAATGTGACCAACATGTACCTGGATATGGCCTATAACAAAAGCTTTTACGAGGCCGGCATGAATTGGGCGGGCTATGTAGACATCAATAAGCCTTTTGGATTTATTCCTTATAACTACTATAAAAGCATTACAGAGAATGAGTATGGCGACCCTGTAAAACAGGATTTTTTTAAAGACAAAGATCTGCTAAATCCGGCATTCAAACACAATATTGTGGGTTTACAGGCTGCGCTTTGGAGTGAAACGCTAACGGATACGCTGGCTTTTGAATATTTATTGCTACCCAAATTAATGGCCGCTGCAGAAAGAGCATGGTCTGAAGATCCTAAATGGTCTGCTATTGGAGAGAACACATTAAATAATCCTGCTTATAATGCCGCGTGGAATGAATTTGTGAATGTATTGGGAAAAAGAGAACTGCCAAGGTTAGACCGTTACCACCATGGTTTTACTTACAGAATTCCTGAACCGGGGGTAACAAATGAAAATGGACAGGTATTGGCTAATGTTCAGTTTCCAGGTATGCTGATTAAATATACTACGGATGGCAGTATCCCAAATGTGAAGAGCCGCAATTATCTTAAACCCATAACGATGAAGGGTAAAATAGGGCTTCGTGTATTTAACAAGAATGGCCGTGGGGGTAAAACCGTTTTTATCACCAATAAATAA